In one Saccharomyces eubayanus strain FM1318 mitochondrion, complete sequence, whole genome shotgun sequence genomic region, the following are encoded:
- a CDS encoding cytochrome c oxidase subunit 3, with translation MTHLERSRHQQHPFHMVMPSPWPIVVSFALLSLALSTALTMHGYIGNMNMVYLALFVLLTSSILWFRDIVSEATYLGEHTIAVRKGINLGFLMFVLSEVLIFAGLFWAYFHSAMSPDVTLGSCWPPVGIEAVQPTELPLLNTIILLSSGATVTYSHHALIAGNRNKALSGLLITFWLIVIFVSCQYIEYTNAAFTISDGIYGSVFYAGTGLHFLHMVMLAAMLGVNYWRLRNYHLTAGHHVGYETTIIYTHVLDVIWLFLYVVYYWWGV, from the coding sequence ATGACACATTTAGAAAGAAGTAGACATCAACAACATCCATTTCATATGGTAATGCCATCACCATGACCTATTGTAGTATCATTTGCATTATTATCATTAGCATTATCACTAGCTTTAACAATGCATGGTTATATTGGTAATATAAATATGGTATATTTAGCATTATTTGTATTATTAACAAGTTCAATTTTATGATTTAGAGATATTGTATCAGAAGCAACATATTTAGGTGAACATACTATTGCAGTAAGAAAAGGTATTAATTTAGGTTTTTTAATGTTTGTATTATCTGAAGTATTAATTTTTGCTGGTTTATTTTGAGCATATTTCCATTCAGCTATGAGTCCTGATGTTCTATTAGGTTCATGTTGACCACCTGTAGGTATTGAAGCTGTACAACCAACAGAATTACCTTTATTAAATACTATTATCTTATTATCATCTGGTGCTACTGTAACTTATAGTCATCATGCTTTAATTGCTGGTAATAGAAATAAAGCTTTATCAGGTTTATTAATTACATTCTGATTAATTGTTATTTTTGTATCTTGTCAATATATCGAATATACTAATGCTGCATTTACTATCTCTGATGGTATCTATGGTTCAGTATTCTATGCCGGAACTGGTTTACATTTCTTACATATGGTTATGTTAGCTGCTATGTTAGGTGTTAACTATTGAAGATTAAGAAATTATCATTTAACTGCTGGACATCACGTAGGATATGAAACAACTATTATTTACCTACATGTTTTAGACGTTATCTGATTATTCTTATATGTAGTATATTATTGATGAGGTGTTTAA
- a CDS encoding cytochrome c oxidase subunit II → MLDLLRLQLTTVIMNDVPTPYACYFQDSATPNQEGILELHDNIMFYLFVILGLVSWMLYTIVRTYSNNPIAYKYIKHGQTIEVIWTIFPAVVLLIIAFPSFILLYLCDEVISPAMTIKAIGYQWYWKYEYSDFINDSGETVEFESYVIPDDLLEEGQLRLLDTDTSIVVPVDTHIRFVVTAADVIHDFAIPSLGIKVDATPGRLNQVSALIQREGVFYGECSELCGTGHANMPIKIEAVSLPKFLEWLNEQ, encoded by the coding sequence ATGTTAGATTTATTAAGATTACAATTAACAACAGTCATTATAAATGACGTACCAACACCATATGCATGTTATTTTCAGGATTCAGCAACACCAAATCAAGAAGGTATTTTAGAATTACATGATAATATTATGTTTTATTTATTTGTTATTTTAGGTTTAGTATCTTGAATGTTATATACAATTGTTAGAACATATTCTAATAATCCTATTGCATATAAATATATTAAACATGGACAAACAATTGAAGTTATTTGAACTATTTTTCCAGCTGTAGTTTTATTAATTATTGCTTTCCCATCATTTATTTTATTATATTTATGTGATGAAGTTATTTCACCAGCTATAACTATTAAAGCTATTGGATATCAATGATATTGAAAATATGAATATTCTGATTTTATTAATGATAGTGGTGAAACAGTAGAATTTGAATCATATGTTATCCCTGATGATTTATTAGAAGAAGGACAATTAAGATTATTAGATACTGATACTTCTATCGTAGTACCTGTAGATACTCATATTAGATTCGTAGTAACTGCTGCGGATGTTATCCATGATTTTGCTATCCCTAGTTTAGGTATTAAAGTTGATGCTACTCCTGGTAGATTAAACCAAGTTTCCGCATTAATTCAAAGAGAAGGTGTTTTCTATGGTGAATGCTCAGAATTATGTGGTACTGGTCATGCTAATATGCCGATTAAAATCGAAGCCGTATCATTACCTAAATTTTTAGAATGATTAAATGAACAATAA